One genomic window of Leptotrichia wadei includes the following:
- a CDS encoding DUF4435 domain-containing protein, with protein sequence MSLLDVMENESDCIESIFQSYISSKSKKDIFLFFEGKDDFKYYVSRVSSHIGDKEYGVFHCNCKMNVLTIQEMIANQTAIQDDKKNLYFIDRDYDDNEDIPDSIYITSSYSIENYYFTDSAIKRMLIGVVGFSEESEEDSLDFKIVFDHIVNKRNEIIEEIIYANAWYSLQIKKSKDCGKFPQMTPLKEYSVVKNLNQICDFERLVKDSIETTEWEMNNAIEVLKTNPVNEIRGKYFTQALTPIFRNIFQDAGKKHNRKLFSKKRKIHLNLSDIICELSAYADTPPGLISYIKERLSV encoded by the coding sequence GTGAGTTTGTTGGATGTTATGGAGAACGAATCTGACTGTATAGAGTCTATTTTTCAAAGTTATATTTCTTCAAAAAGTAAAAAAGATATATTTTTATTTTTTGAAGGGAAGGATGATTTTAAGTATTATGTTAGCAGGGTATCATCACATATTGGGGATAAGGAATATGGCGTTTTTCATTGTAATTGTAAAATGAATGTGTTAACCATTCAAGAAATGATTGCTAACCAAACTGCAATTCAAGATGATAAGAAGAACTTATATTTTATAGATCGTGATTATGATGATAATGAAGATATCCCTGATAGTATATACATTACATCCTCATACTCAATAGAGAATTACTATTTTACAGATTCTGCTATAAAGAGGATGTTGATAGGAGTTGTTGGATTTTCTGAAGAAAGTGAAGAGGATAGTTTAGATTTTAAAATTGTTTTTGATCATATAGTAAATAAAAGAAATGAAATCATTGAAGAAATTATTTATGCTAATGCATGGTACTCTTTGCAAATAAAAAAGTCTAAAGATTGTGGAAAGTTTCCACAAATGACACCTTTAAAAGAATATAGTGTGGTTAAAAACCTAAATCAAATATGTGATTTTGAGAGATTGGTCAAAGATTCAATTGAGACTACTGAATGGGAAATGAACAATGCGATAGAAGTATTAAAAACAAACCCAGTAAATGAAATAAGAGGAAAATATTTCACTCAAGCTCTAACACCTATATTTAGAAATATATTTCAAGATGCAGGTAAAAAGCATAATAGAAAATTATTTTCAAAAAAGAGAAAAATACATTTGAATTTATCAGACATAATTTGTGAGTTGTCTGCGTATGCAGATACTCCGCCAGGATTGATTTCTTATATTAAAGAAAGACTATCTGTGTAA
- a CDS encoding Abi family protein, translated as MAIKIFESRENLKNKLRNRGLEFDSDKLDNVLKKYNYFDLFNGFESLLLSSSHPKKYINIKLEDFLNLYEFDELFTARLLRYLNRFEKSLKSSISYHFTSMYCNTINDTMQYTNKENYMNPKETDINNRKYCRYSNNYPFAGYQNKGIYNEFDNFCLFKPYFLTNLVDKNDHIKIDFYTDTNYNAPSNVAIYRDINHNLNYNVAVPFWVAIETLTFGETLRILHYLKDEIMEKVLEDFKLSLPKRTIFLNMVDFLLCLRNSCAHNSLVNRFRTPNKYKVNAFLVSTFNLNPSNTDNSQYSILKLFDVMKLLSYFENIYELKEILDDMIRKNRDCLGFDKGDKLNKKILKRMGCEDYLQWEELFLRKFEYM; from the coding sequence TTCGAAATAGAGGATTAGAATTTGATTCTGATAAACTTGATAATGTCTTAAAAAAATATAATTATTTTGATTTGTTCAATGGATTTGAATCATTACTGCTAAGTTCATCACATCCTAAAAAATACATCAACATAAAATTAGAAGATTTTTTAAATTTATATGAATTTGATGAACTATTTACAGCAAGATTATTACGTTATTTAAATAGATTTGAAAAAAGTTTAAAATCTTCTATTTCATATCATTTTACAAGCATGTACTGTAATACAATAAATGATACTATGCAATATACTAATAAAGAAAATTATATGAATCCAAAAGAAACAGATATTAATAACAGAAAATACTGTAGGTATTCAAATAATTATCCATTTGCAGGTTATCAAAATAAAGGGATCTATAATGAATTTGATAATTTTTGTTTGTTTAAGCCATATTTTTTAACTAATCTTGTTGATAAGAATGATCATATCAAGATAGATTTTTATACTGATACAAATTATAATGCGCCATCTAATGTTGCGATATATAGGGATATTAATCATAATCTGAATTATAATGTAGCTGTTCCATTTTGGGTTGCTATTGAAACACTTACATTCGGAGAAACACTTAGAATATTACATTATTTAAAAGATGAAATAATGGAGAAAGTTTTAGAAGATTTTAAATTATCATTACCTAAAAGAACGATATTTTTAAATATGGTTGATTTTTTATTGTGTTTAAGAAATAGTTGTGCACATAATTCTTTAGTAAATAGATTCAGAACACCCAATAAATATAAAGTAAATGCTTTCTTAGTTTCTACATTTAACTTAAATCCTAGTAATACTGATAATTCACAATATTCTATTTTAAAATTATTTGATGTTATGAAATTGTTGAGTTATTTTGAAAACATTTATGAGCTAAAAGAAATATTAGATGATATGATTAGAAAGAATAGAGATTGTTTGGGATTTGATAAAGGTGATAAATTAAACAAAAAAATATTAAAAAGAATGGGATGTGAAGATTATTTACAATGGGAAGAATTGTTTTTAAGAAAATTTGAATACATGTAA